The genomic segment TGAATATTACCATCACTGCTATTGATATTATTAATACGTACTTAACTGCATTCCTATTCATATTTGATCTGAGTTCATGCATGATCGCCCAAGGTATAAAAGTTTTACTGTACATGTAGTTATGTTATAATGCCGTATACTTCACTGCCTTCTGATTGAGCTGCTTCAAAGTTAGATTAATGCATCTGGATGTTGAATTAACGCATGTAGCAATGGGACCATTCGGTATAGGTGATGTAGTAATCATTACAAGTTAACAGTTCCATCCAGTTATCTGGCTATTACCTAATAATAGGCCGTATAAATGGCCAAGGCTTAGAGAAGTTAAATGAACCAAGTAACATAGAATTAATGGATTAAGCCGAACCACTAATTATGTTAACCTGGTTCTTAATCTAGGTACTGGCAATGCATTATACAGTGTTGATAAAAACATGAAGTACTAAGAACCACCTATGGGTTACTTTAATCAACCTAGGAGTGTTAATGCACGTTAATTACTGGGAAGCTAGGTGTTAGTAAAGTTGCATTACTACATGAATTAAGAAGCATTATATGTAAGTTGATGGTTAAGGAACTTATCAATGCTTTTAAACTCATGTATTCCTTAGCATTATGGTTAGTTTCCCCGTTAGCCTACCCTCTGGTCCCTTTGAGGCTGATTGGGAGTCCTTGAGGGGTTTTAGAATCCCTGGTTGGTTTAAGCATGGTAAGTTTGGAGTCTTCATACATTGGGGTGTTTACTCAGTACCGGCCTTTGGTAATGAATGGTACCCTAGGCACATGTATATTCCAGGTAGGCCTGAGTATGAGTACCACATTAAGCATTATGGGCCTCAGGATAGGTTCGGTTACAAGGACTTCATACCAATGTTCACTGCTGATAAGTGGGATCCCAATGAGTGGTGCAGCTTATTCAAGAGGGCTGGGGTGAGTTACGTTGTACCGGTGGCTGAGCATCATGATGGCTTCGCCATGTGGGATAGTTCATTAACCAGGTGGAACGCTAGGAGGATGGGGCCGCGTAGGGATGTGGTGGGTGAGTTGGCTAAGGCCTGTAGGGATCTGGGCCTAGTATTCGGTGTATCTTACCATAGGGCTGAGCACTACTGGTTCTTTGAGGGTGGTAGGAGGATTAAGTCTGATGTGAATGACCCAGAGTATCAGGATTTATACGGGCCTGCTGCACCAATTAAGGAGCCTCATGAACAAGGTAAGCTTTGGCCACAGCCTGTTGAGCCACCGGGTGAGGCTTTTCTGAATGATTGGTTGCTTAGGGCCATTGAGCTTGTTGATAAGTATAGGCCGCAGTTATTTTACTTCGATTGGTGGATTGAGTACCCGTCCTTCGAACCATATTTAAGATTCTTCACAGCCTACTACTATAATAGGGCTTACCAATGGGGCCTTGAGGTTGCTATTAATTACAAGCATAATGCAATGCCCTCCTGGGCCGGTGTGCTTGATGTTGAGAGGGGTAAGTTGGCTGGGATTAGGCCTACCCCATGGCAGACTGATACATCAGTTTGCTTAAACACATGGGGCTACACTAATGATTGCCAGTACAGGACCACTGAATCAGTAATAAGGGATCTTGTGGATATTGTCAGTAAGAACGGTAACCTACTACTTAACATCGCACCCAGAAGTGATGGTACAATACCTGAGGAGCAGGTTAAGATGCTTAGGAGTGTTGGGGATTGGTTAAGCATTAACGGTGAGGCAATTTACGGTACTGAACCATGGTTAACGTACGGTGAGGGGCCGACTAGGGAGCCTGCTGGGGAGTTTAAGGAGTCTGAGTGGCTTAAGGTCAAGTACACTGGCAGTGACTTCAGGTTCACTAAGAGGGGTAACTCATTATATGCCATAGCCCTGGAATGGCCGGGTGAGGAAGCCGTAGTACAGTCATTAAGCTTAAACCTAAGGTTAATTGAGGATGTTAAGGACGTTGAATTACTGGGTCACGGTAAAGTAAAGTTCAGTAGAGAGGGGAGGGGATTAGTAATTGAGATACCGGGTAACGTGCAGAGGCGGGTAATGCCCGTATTCAAGGTAGTAACGAGTTAATGCTTAAAGTGAATTCACTTAAACCTACTTAAAGTAATCACTTAACGCTTATCACAATGAATTAGCACCTGCGCTTAGATGAATGAATTCATTAATTTGAATCAACCCTACTCCCCACCATCATTCTCCAATACACCTAAGTAATCGTAAACCCACCCCTTCCTAGCGTACTCCTCGTAAATCCTCCAAATCCTCTTAGCGCTCACTAACCCAGCGTAGTAACCCCTCTCCTCAAGTACCCTCTTAACCTCATTAATGAAGTCAATGGGTTTAACGTAAGGCTTCTCATACATTACCCTGAGTATTGCCTGTGCAATATCCTTATTATGAGGGTAAGGTTTCTTACTCTTCATAGTGACCAAGTTCATAATAACGCTTAACTTATTAATAAACCTTAATTAGCCTAAGGGCATTAATACGCATGGCCACTAGGCCCATTGTTAACGGTAGGGTATACCACCTAGTGCTTAAACCCGGTGAAACCACACCATACGCATTACTCCCAGGTGACCCAGGTAGGGTTGATTTAATAGCCTCAATGTGGGATGAAGTTAGGCTTAAGGTTGAGAATAGGGAGTATAGGACCTACGTAGGCACCTACAGGGGTGTACCCGTGATGGCTACTTCAACAGGGATAGGTGGGCCATCGGCCTCAATAGCCATTGAGGAATTAGCATCATTAGGTGTTGGAACATTAATTAGAGTTGGCACCACTGGTTCACTGTGGGCTAGTGTCAAGGTTGGTGACTTAATAATAGCCAGAGGTGCTGTTAGGCTGGATGGGGCAAGCAGTAACTACGCACCCCCAGGTTACCCAGCGGTTCCTCACCCTGATGTGTTGAATGCCTTGATTACAGCCGCTGAGGGCTTGGGTGTTAGGTATCATGTTGGGTTAACTGCATCAACAGACAGCTTCTATGTTGGTCAAGGTAGGCCAGGGCTTGGTGGTTACTTACCCAGTTGGTTTAAGGGTATTATTAATGATCTTAAGGCTGTTAAGGTAATGAACTTTGACATGGAGACAGCTACAGTATTAACAATCGCCAATGTTTATGGTTTAAGGGCTGGTTCAGTAATGGCTGTGGTGGCTAATAGGGAGACTGATGAATTCAACCCTGAAGCCGGAGTTGCAGATGCTTGCCGTGTCGCCAATGAGGCTGTTAAGGTGATTAATGAGTGGGATAGACAATACCCCGATTATGAGGTTAAGTCTGGGGCAGTGTTGAGGAGGGCTTATGAATCACGTTGATTAAGGTTAATACTTAATTAATTCAGGCGTTATGTACCATTCAATAACCCATTGACCATTAGTTAAACTCAACTTAACCACGCCGGAGTACCTAAACTTAATTAGTTGAGTATTTGGGTTACCTGTAATTAGTAATGAGGCTAGTTTAGATAAGTGAGGCAG from the Caldivirga maquilingensis IC-167 genome contains:
- the udp gene encoding uridine phosphorylase; this encodes MATRPIVNGRVYHLVLKPGETTPYALLPGDPGRVDLIASMWDEVRLKVENREYRTYVGTYRGVPVMATSTGIGGPSASIAIEELASLGVGTLIRVGTTGSLWASVKVGDLIIARGAVRLDGASSNYAPPGYPAVPHPDVLNALITAAEGLGVRYHVGLTASTDSFYVGQGRPGLGGYLPSWFKGIINDLKAVKVMNFDMETATVLTIANVYGLRAGSVMAVVANRETDEFNPEAGVADACRVANEAVKVINEWDRQYPDYEVKSGAVLRRAYESR
- a CDS encoding alpha-L-fucosidase, which translates into the protein MVSFPVSLPSGPFEADWESLRGFRIPGWFKHGKFGVFIHWGVYSVPAFGNEWYPRHMYIPGRPEYEYHIKHYGPQDRFGYKDFIPMFTADKWDPNEWCSLFKRAGVSYVVPVAEHHDGFAMWDSSLTRWNARRMGPRRDVVGELAKACRDLGLVFGVSYHRAEHYWFFEGGRRIKSDVNDPEYQDLYGPAAPIKEPHEQGKLWPQPVEPPGEAFLNDWLLRAIELVDKYRPQLFYFDWWIEYPSFEPYLRFFTAYYYNRAYQWGLEVAINYKHNAMPSWAGVLDVERGKLAGIRPTPWQTDTSVCLNTWGYTNDCQYRTTESVIRDLVDIVSKNGNLLLNIAPRSDGTIPEEQVKMLRSVGDWLSINGEAIYGTEPWLTYGEGPTREPAGEFKESEWLKVKYTGSDFRFTKRGNSLYAIALEWPGEEAVVQSLSLNLRLIEDVKDVELLGHGKVKFSREGRGLVIEIPGNVQRRVMPVFKVVTS